One Candidatus Synechococcus calcipolaris G9 genomic window carries:
- a CDS encoding PD-(D/E)XK nuclease family protein, with amino-acid sequence MEPAEVIAIIQQELPQLVAQDPLVRDFVLRTVSEFYISRHEADSKFDRILAELQRDREEQTRKWEEQNRKWEEQAGRWEEQAGRWQEQARRWEEQDRRWQEQARRWEEQDHRWQEQARRWEEQDRRWHEQLAEIRRLDKRFESTIGALGSRWGIASEASFRSALAGILTESFGVDVLNLTLYDNEGEVFGRPDQVEIDLIIKNGMTIACEIKSSIDKAGMYIFDRKVNFYARHAQRDISRKIVISPMVDHRALPVAEALGIEIYSYADAVEGLSEE; translated from the coding sequence GTGGAACCAGCCGAAGTCATTGCCATTATTCAACAAGAGCTACCGCAGCTAGTCGCCCAGGATCCCCTAGTCAGAGATTTTGTCCTGCGAACAGTCTCTGAGTTTTATATAAGCAGACACGAAGCCGATAGTAAGTTTGATCGCATTTTGGCTGAACTTCAGCGAGATCGCGAGGAGCAAACTCGCAAGTGGGAAGAACAAAACCGCAAGTGGGAAGAACAAGCCGGTCGGTGGGAAGAACAAGCCGGTCGCTGGCAAGAGCAAGCCCGCCGGTGGGAAGAGCAAGATCGTCGTTGGCAAGAGCAAGCCCGCCGGTGGGAAGAGCAAGATCATCGTTGGCAAGAGCAAGCCCGCCGGTGGGAAGAACAAGATCGCAGATGGCACGAACAACTGGCAGAAATCCGTCGTCTTGATAAGCGATTTGAGAGTACGATTGGTGCCCTAGGTTCTCGCTGGGGCATTGCTTCTGAAGCTAGTTTTCGTAGTGCCTTAGCGGGTATTTTAACCGAATCTTTTGGGGTTGATGTCTTAAATCTGACCCTCTATGACAATGAGGGTGAAGTCTTTGGTCGCCCCGATCAGGTGGAGATTGATTTGATTATCAAAAACGGGATGACGATCGCCTGTGAAATTAAATCCTCTATTGATAAGGCAGGCATGTATATCTTTGACCGAAAGGTGAATTTCTATGCCCGCCATGCCCAACGGGATATTAGCCGCAAAATTGTCATTTCACCGATGGTAGATCACCGCGCTTTGCCAGTTGCTGAAGCGTTGGGAATCGAAATTTACAGCTATGCTGATGCTGTCGAAGGACTCTCGGAGGAATAA
- a CDS encoding Uma2 family endonuclease: MSLNQVQIPVLENGDRLERYEFERRYTQMPKVKKAELINGVVYMASPVRIKRHAEPHSQIMTWLGVYTASTLGTQLVDNGTVRLGAENEVQPDALLRLHTAVGGQSWITSDDYLEGAPELVVEIASSSAAYDLHDKLEVYCRNGVQEYLVWTTQEPDFYWYVLIKGSYERQVVDGSYLKSQVFPGLWLDVQALLAGNIRQVLQGLNMGLASSEYQTFLSRLSQ; encoded by the coding sequence GTGTCTTTGAATCAAGTACAGATACCCGTTTTAGAAAATGGCGATCGCCTGGAACGCTATGAATTTGAGCGACGCTATACCCAGATGCCAAAGGTCAAGAAAGCCGAACTGATTAATGGAGTTGTGTACATGGCATCCCCAGTAAGAATCAAGCGGCATGCAGAGCCTCACAGTCAGATTATGACTTGGCTGGGAGTCTATACTGCCTCCACTCTGGGGACTCAATTAGTTGATAATGGAACGGTTCGTTTGGGGGCAGAGAACGAGGTTCAACCTGATGCTCTATTGCGGCTACATACTGCTGTAGGCGGCCAGTCTTGGATTACCTCCGATGACTACCTGGAAGGTGCCCCTGAATTAGTTGTGGAAATTGCCTCCAGTAGTGCCGCCTATGATCTTCACGATAAGCTAGAGGTCTATTGTCGCAATGGGGTACAGGAGTATCTGGTGTGGACGACCCAAGAGCCGGATTTTTACTGGTATGTTCTCATTAAGGGTAGCTATGAACGTCAGGTTGTTGATGGCAGTTATCTCAAAAGTCAGGTATTTCCAGGGCTGTGGCTCGATGTTCAGGCTCTATTGGCAGGGAATATCCGCCAGGTGTTGCAGGGGTTAAACATGGGTCTTGCCTCCTCTGAATATCAAACATTTCTGAGTCGTCTAAGCCAGTAA
- the rfbF gene encoding glucose-1-phosphate cytidylyltransferase, with the protein MGNLINRAVILAGGLGTRISEETHLKPKPMIEIGGRPILWHILKIYSAHGVNEFIICCGYKGYIIKEYFANYFLHMSDVTFDMATNTMIVHQRKAEPWRVTLVDTGENTLTGGRLKRVSEYLQGEKAFCFTYGDGIADINITRQIDFHQSHGKLATVTAVRPPGRYGALQINQEDYVTGFTEKPPGDGGFINGGFFILSPQCISLIAGDMTSWEAEPLDKLASRGELMAFEHQGFWQPMDTLRDKNYLEDLWQTGQAPWKMW; encoded by the coding sequence ATGGGAAATCTAATTAACCGTGCTGTGATACTAGCCGGTGGACTTGGTACGCGCATTTCTGAGGAAACTCATCTCAAGCCCAAGCCCATGATTGAAATTGGTGGGCGGCCCATTCTCTGGCATATCCTAAAAATCTATTCTGCCCATGGCGTGAATGAGTTTATTATTTGCTGTGGCTATAAAGGCTACATCATCAAAGAATACTTTGCTAACTACTTTTTACATATGTCCGATGTCACTTTCGATATGGCCACAAATACTATGATTGTGCACCAAAGAAAAGCAGAGCCTTGGCGTGTCACACTTGTAGATACCGGGGAGAATACCCTCACTGGCGGACGACTTAAGCGTGTATCAGAATATCTACAGGGAGAGAAAGCCTTTTGTTTTACCTATGGGGATGGCATTGCTGATATTAATATTACTCGGCAAATTGATTTCCATCAGAGTCATGGCAAATTGGCCACTGTAACGGCGGTAAGACCACCAGGACGTTATGGGGCTTTGCAGATCAACCAGGAAGACTATGTAACCGGATTTACAGAAAAACCTCCTGGAGATGGTGGGTTTATCAATGGTGGTTTTTTTATTCTTTCACCCCAATGTATTAGCTTAATTGCTGGAGATATGACTTCCTGGGAAGCCGAACCTTTAGATAAACTGGCTTCTAGAGGAGAATTAATGGCCTTTGAGCATCAGGGATTTTGGCAACCGATGGATACTCTCAGAGATAAAAATTACCTAGAAGACCTCTGGCAGACGGGCCAAGCTCCCTGGAAAATGTGGTGA
- the rfbG gene encoding CDP-glucose 4,6-dehydratase, producing MTLDPTIWQNTPVFVTGHTGFKGSWLSLWLHQLGANIYGYALAPPTQPNLFEVAEVNRFLSQDTRADLASLATLRQAMMNAQPHVVFHLAAQPLVRESYRNPLGTFATNVMGTAHVLDIVRDLPCVKVVIIITTDKVYENHEWVYPYREVDRLGGYDPYSASKAAAELVVSSYRRSFFSGQEQPKLVTVRAGNVVGGGDWAVDRLVPDCLRAFEVNQPVLLRHPQAVRPWQHVLEPLSGYLQLAEKLLTSGVYNGAWNFGPGSRGEAQVGEVAAMMAVLWGENAQINAEIMTNQPHEASLLRLDITRARCELGWSPRWSIQQALAATIEWHRAWLAGQEMATYSLGQINAYQNSVGEL from the coding sequence GTGACCCTTGATCCGACGATTTGGCAGAATACCCCAGTTTTTGTGACGGGCCATACTGGCTTTAAGGGAAGTTGGCTAAGTCTATGGCTCCATCAATTGGGAGCAAATATTTATGGCTATGCCCTAGCACCGCCGACCCAACCAAATCTATTTGAAGTGGCTGAAGTCAATCGGTTTTTAAGCCAAGACACTCGGGCCGACTTGGCAAGCCTTGCCACCCTGCGACAGGCCATGATGAATGCCCAACCCCATGTTGTCTTCCATCTAGCGGCGCAACCCCTAGTTAGAGAAAGTTACCGCAATCCCCTGGGCACATTTGCCACCAATGTGATGGGCACAGCCCATGTCTTAGACATTGTGCGAGATTTACCATGCGTCAAAGTAGTTATTATTATTACCACTGATAAGGTTTATGAAAACCATGAGTGGGTCTACCCCTACCGTGAAGTAGATAGATTAGGCGGTTATGATCCCTACAGTGCCAGTAAAGCCGCTGCGGAATTAGTGGTTTCCAGCTATCGCCGTAGTTTTTTTAGCGGTCAAGAACAGCCAAAACTTGTCACAGTACGAGCAGGGAATGTGGTGGGTGGAGGTGACTGGGCTGTAGATCGACTCGTGCCTGATTGTTTGCGGGCTTTTGAAGTAAATCAACCCGTGTTGTTACGTCATCCCCAAGCAGTACGCCCCTGGCAACACGTCCTAGAGCCACTTTCTGGCTACTTGCAACTGGCTGAGAAACTTCTTACTTCTGGTGTCTATAATGGTGCCTGGAACTTTGGCCCGGGTTCTAGGGGAGAAGCCCAAGTGGGAGAAGTGGCCGCAATGATGGCAGTTCTTTGGGGTGAAAATGCCCAAATTAATGCTGAGATCATGACTAACCAACCCCATGAGGCTAGCCTTTTAAGGCTGGATATTACCCGTGCCCGCTGTGAATTGGGGTGGTCTCCCCGATGGTCAATTCAGCAAGCCCTAGCGGCAACCATTGAGTGGCATCGGGCCTGGTTGGCGGGTCAAGAAATGGCTACGTACTCTTTAGGGCAAATTAATGCCTATCAAAATAGTGTGGGAGAGCTATGA
- a CDS encoding dTDP-4-dehydrorhamnose 3,5-epimerase family protein, translated as MSLTLKETPITGMVLVQGQPFRDRRGFFYRAFCDQQLASVLGGRIIRQINISQTMEIGAIRGLHFQTPPATEMKLVRCLRGRVWDVVVDLREGSKTFLEWHGVELEPNASIMVVIPEGCAHGFQVLETGSELLYLHTAPYTPTAEGGLRYNDPRLGISWPLVPTDLSQRDQTHPLLADEFSGISL; from the coding sequence ATGAGTCTAACGCTTAAAGAAACCCCAATTACTGGAATGGTTCTTGTCCAAGGTCAACCGTTTCGAGATCGGCGGGGCTTCTTTTATCGAGCATTTTGTGATCAACAGTTGGCTTCAGTCTTGGGCGGTCGAATCATTCGCCAAATAAATATCTCACAAACCATGGAGATTGGGGCAATTCGCGGACTCCACTTTCAAACTCCACCCGCTACTGAGATGAAACTGGTTCGCTGTCTTCGGGGCCGAGTCTGGGATGTTGTCGTTGATTTACGAGAGGGTTCAAAGACATTTTTGGAATGGCATGGTGTAGAATTAGAGCCAAATGCCTCGATAATGGTTGTGATCCCTGAAGGATGTGCCCATGGTTTTCAAGTTTTAGAGACAGGTAGCGAATTGCTTTATCTTCATACGGCTCCCTATACCCCAACGGCAGAAGGTGGGCTACGCTACAATGATCCTCGCTTGGGTATTTCTTGGCCCCTAGTGCCAACGGATCTGTCCCAGCGAGATCAAACTCATCCCCTGTTAGCTGATGAGTTTTCAGGAATCAGTTTATGA
- a CDS encoding class I SAM-dependent methyltransferase, which translates to MKCRHCGADMTLPLIDLGSAPPSNAYLTPEKLHSPELWFPLRVLVCQKCWLVQTEDFTQADELFNAEYAYFSSTSKSWLAHAAQYSQAIIKDLGLNSDSFVIEIASNDGYLLKNFVKKEIPCLGIEPTASTAAVAEKLGIPVLREFFGEPLGQRLADQGQQANLIVGNNVYAHVPDINDFTRGLKAALKPGGTITLEFPHVMKLIQQVQFDTIYHEHFSYLSLYTVNKIFNDAGLKIWDTEELSTHGGSLRVYGCHKDDRRSITGRVQSILDQEATASLQNPIPYQTFQERANTVKNHLISFLVEQKRKGKQVAAYGAAAKGNTLLNYAGIKPDLLPYICDASPAKQGKFMPGSRIPVVNESQIKSTKPSYVVILPWNLKKEIMLQLEYIRDWGGKLVLAIPQMEVI; encoded by the coding sequence ATGAAGTGTCGTCATTGTGGTGCTGACATGACTCTTCCACTGATAGATTTGGGCAGTGCTCCTCCTTCAAACGCTTATCTAACACCAGAAAAGCTTCATTCCCCAGAATTATGGTTTCCCTTACGGGTCTTGGTTTGCCAAAAGTGTTGGCTGGTTCAAACAGAAGATTTTACTCAAGCAGATGAGTTGTTTAATGCGGAATATGCCTATTTTTCGAGTACATCCAAAAGTTGGTTGGCCCATGCAGCCCAGTATAGCCAGGCAATCATTAAAGACCTTGGGCTAAACTCGGACAGTTTTGTGATTGAAATCGCCTCAAATGACGGCTATTTGCTGAAAAACTTCGTTAAGAAAGAGATTCCTTGCTTGGGCATTGAACCTACGGCAAGTACTGCCGCAGTAGCTGAAAAATTAGGGATTCCAGTCCTACGGGAATTTTTTGGGGAACCATTAGGTCAACGATTAGCAGACCAAGGACAGCAAGCCAACTTAATTGTAGGGAACAATGTGTATGCCCATGTGCCGGACATTAACGATTTTACCCGTGGGCTAAAGGCTGCACTCAAACCCGGTGGAACAATCACCCTAGAATTTCCCCATGTAATGAAACTTATTCAACAGGTACAATTTGATACAATTTATCATGAGCATTTTTCCTATTTATCTCTCTATACTGTGAATAAAATTTTCAATGATGCTGGCCTCAAAATTTGGGACACTGAAGAGTTATCTACCCATGGAGGCAGCCTACGGGTTTATGGATGTCACAAAGATGATCGGAGATCGATCACTGGAAGAGTCCAATCGATATTAGATCAAGAGGCAACTGCTAGTTTACAAAACCCAATTCCCTATCAAACCTTTCAAGAAAGGGCAAATACAGTCAAAAACCATCTTATTTCATTTTTAGTTGAACAAAAACGAAAGGGAAAACAAGTTGCTGCCTATGGAGCTGCTGCCAAGGGAAATACACTGCTGAATTATGCTGGTATAAAACCGGATTTACTACCCTATATTTGTGATGCTTCTCCTGCCAAACAGGGAAAGTTTATGCCAGGGAGTCGTATTCCTGTTGTAAATGAAAGTCAAATCAAAAGCACTAAGCCTAGTTATGTGGTGATTTTACCTTGGAATTTAAAAAAAGAAATCATGCTTCAGCTTGAGTATATTCGAGATTGGGGGGGAAAGCTGGTTTTGGCTATTCCCCAAATGGAGGTAATATGA
- a CDS encoding DegT/DnrJ/EryC1/StrS family aminotransferase — MNSRIYYTKPSITELEVEYATDAARNGWGDRCYEYIDRFEEAFKNHLGVKYAIATSSCTGALHMGMAALGIGLGDEVILADTNWIATAAPIVHLGAKPVFVDILPDSWCIDPELAEAAITPKTKAIVAVHLYGNLCEMDRLLAIGKKYEIPVIEDAAEAIGSIYHGKRAGSMGKFGSFSFHGTKTLTTGEGGMFVTNDADLYETVLTLSNHGRARGQKKQFWPNMVGFKYKMSNIQAAIGYGQMQRIDELIDRKREILKFYKDHLECLEGVSMNPEPEGTINGAWMPTIVFDKQTGVTREQLQSLFTSENIDARVFFHPLSSLSMFEKKEVNINSWNIPLRSINLPSYYDINQQYLSFVIDCISKKLEIMSKC, encoded by the coding sequence ATGAATTCTCGTATTTACTACACGAAGCCTTCTATTACTGAATTAGAAGTTGAGTATGCTACGGATGCCGCTCGCAATGGCTGGGGAGATCGCTGTTATGAATATATTGATCGATTTGAGGAAGCATTTAAAAATCATCTTGGTGTAAAGTATGCCATTGCAACTTCAAGTTGCACGGGTGCATTGCACATGGGTATGGCAGCTTTGGGAATTGGCCTAGGTGATGAAGTAATTCTGGCAGATACCAATTGGATCGCTACCGCAGCACCCATTGTACATTTAGGAGCAAAACCTGTCTTTGTAGATATCTTACCGGATAGCTGGTGCATCGACCCTGAACTAGCGGAAGCTGCTATTACACCTAAAACAAAAGCAATTGTTGCAGTTCATTTGTATGGCAATTTATGCGAAATGGATCGTTTGCTAGCTATTGGGAAGAAATATGAAATTCCAGTTATTGAAGATGCAGCAGAGGCGATCGGTTCGATTTATCATGGAAAACGAGCTGGAAGTATGGGCAAGTTCGGGAGTTTCTCCTTTCACGGGACAAAGACACTAACTACTGGTGAGGGTGGGATGTTTGTCACAAACGATGCTGATCTTTATGAAACTGTACTTACTCTTTCTAATCATGGACGCGCCAGAGGACAAAAAAAGCAATTTTGGCCAAATATGGTGGGCTTTAAGTATAAAATGTCTAATATTCAGGCGGCGATCGGTTATGGACAAATGCAGCGCATTGATGAACTAATTGATCGGAAACGTGAGATTCTGAAATTTTATAAAGATCATCTTGAGTGTCTTGAGGGTGTGTCGATGAATCCTGAGCCAGAGGGAACGATTAATGGGGCATGGATGCCCACCATTGTCTTTGATAAACAAACTGGAGTGACCCGCGAACAGTTACAATCTCTTTTCACATCAGAAAATATAGACGCAAGAGTATTCTTTCATCCTTTGTCGAGTTTATCGATGTTTGAGAAGAAAGAAGTTAATATAAATTCATGGAATATTCCATTACGTTCGATTAATCTACCTAGCTATTATGATATAAATCAACAATACCTATCTTTTGTTATAGACTGTATTTCCAAAAAACTAGAAATTATGTCTAAATGCTAA
- a CDS encoding phytanoyl-CoA dioxygenase family protein yields the protein MYDAIKQIPAFMRLLSLEKNDRVFMQLRNINTPAIAAAGYGIRIDNPHEEKYRSLWHYEYRDQLRSIDGIVFWSPLVNLISEMGPVQICPRSHVGGLRRSYLKDPDNPEKTGVYAMRLENEEALIAQYGTVAPLSEPGDLLLIDFLTLHSSGVNISERSRWSIQFRYFSFEDPSGIRINWTGCVANGTQLKDIHPELVID from the coding sequence GTGTATGATGCTATTAAACAGATACCTGCCTTTATGCGTCTGCTTAGTTTAGAAAAAAACGATCGGGTATTTATGCAATTACGAAACATTAATACTCCAGCAATTGCCGCAGCAGGCTATGGTATTCGCATTGATAACCCTCACGAAGAAAAATATCGTTCTTTGTGGCATTACGAATATAGAGATCAGTTGAGAAGTATAGATGGTATAGTTTTCTGGAGTCCCCTGGTCAATTTAATCTCTGAAATGGGGCCAGTACAGATATGCCCACGATCTCATGTGGGTGGATTACGGCGATCTTATTTGAAAGATCCAGACAATCCTGAAAAAACGGGAGTATATGCAATGCGCTTAGAGAATGAAGAAGCTTTAATTGCTCAATATGGTACTGTTGCACCACTTTCTGAACCAGGAGACTTATTATTAATAGATTTTCTTACTTTACATTCATCGGGTGTTAATATTTCTGAAAGATCTCGCTGGAGTATACAATTTAGGTACTTTAGTTTTGAAGATCCCAGCGGAATTCGCATTAATTGGACTGGTTGTGTCGCCAATGGTACACAACTTAAAGACATTCATCCTGAATTAGTTATAGATTAG
- a CDS encoding class I SAM-dependent methyltransferase — MINCALTGKTLKKPIYESQGNLSVTSLSQTYEGKTVVYFNEEIGHLQTKEIKDIEVYYDKQYQFFNQSDEDDILYKVIDGKKVFRQEHQVNTLLSKINFEAGMQVLDYGCAKGTVMKRLGLHNPSVEIYLFDVSQMYVNLWDKFLPSDHYASYKIKPEWHKKFDLVTSFFAFEHAPYPVKELRNINNLLKDGGYFYCIVPNVFENTGDFIVADHVHHYSDVSLKYLLAKAGFETVEIDAFSHFGAYIAIGKKKSQNSLEFDINSQKLADVVNAVQETANYWNTLQDKICQFEQSVRGQKSAIYGAGVYGSFIATCLENLNNVQCFIDQNPLLHNTKVMGKDIHHPDDLPQDVTSIYVGINPRIASQIIGGIASWKDKKLSILYL; from the coding sequence ATGATTAACTGTGCCTTAACTGGAAAAACTTTAAAAAAGCCAATTTATGAATCGCAAGGAAATTTATCTGTTACTTCTTTGAGCCAAACTTATGAGGGCAAAACCGTTGTTTATTTTAATGAAGAAATAGGTCATTTACAGACTAAAGAAATCAAAGATATTGAAGTTTACTACGATAAACAATATCAATTCTTTAATCAAAGTGATGAAGATGATATTTTATATAAGGTAATTGATGGCAAAAAAGTCTTTAGACAAGAGCATCAGGTTAATACTCTATTGTCAAAGATTAATTTTGAAGCCGGGATGCAAGTCTTAGATTATGGCTGTGCTAAGGGTACAGTGATGAAACGTCTGGGTTTACATAATCCCTCCGTAGAAATATACTTGTTTGATGTCAGTCAAATGTATGTCAATTTATGGGACAAATTTTTGCCTTCAGATCATTATGCTTCTTACAAAATAAAACCAGAATGGCACAAGAAATTTGATTTAGTTACATCGTTCTTTGCTTTTGAACACGCCCCATATCCTGTCAAAGAACTGCGTAATATTAATAACTTACTAAAGGATGGCGGATATTTTTATTGTATTGTGCCTAATGTCTTTGAGAATACAGGTGACTTTATAGTTGCTGACCATGTACATCATTATAGTGATGTATCCTTGAAATATCTGTTAGCAAAAGCAGGTTTTGAAACTGTTGAAATTGATGCTTTCTCCCATTTCGGTGCTTACATTGCTATAGGCAAAAAGAAATCGCAAAACTCGCTAGAATTTGATATTAATTCCCAAAAATTGGCAGACGTAGTAAATGCCGTGCAAGAAACAGCCAATTATTGGAATACCTTACAGGATAAAATTTGTCAATTTGAGCAGTCTGTGAGAGGACAAAAATCCGCCATATACGGAGCAGGTGTTTATGGTAGTTTTATTGCTACATGCCTTGAAAATTTAAATAATGTTCAATGCTTCATAGATCAAAACCCGCTTTTACACAACACAAAAGTAATGGGTAAGGATATACATCATCCCGATGACTTACCCCAAGATGTAACCAGTATTTATGTAGGGATTAACCCAAGAATTGCATCTCAAATTATTGGAGGTATAGCTTCATGGAAGGACAAGAAATTATCTATTTTGTATTTATAG
- a CDS encoding formyltransferase family protein produces the protein MEGQEIIYFVFIETQDMRIGILASSGGSAFIETWKILCKYSSTKHDYFVFTDRECGIENFCRNNDIPYKRITYVDRKRFSIEANEYIYSIGGVDVIFLYFLRILTKDLFMKYPCLNIHPALLPAFKGINAVEQFIQSGAKFMGATLHLIDEGIDTGAIIAQIQTPMPHQTNLEKASKVSFLQKVYLTLIGIELLEKNYIAFANDFSSFEIIEALPYSLSANPILQNSNFVEGFLELQQHENTKIINS, from the coding sequence ATGGAAGGACAAGAAATTATCTATTTTGTATTTATAGAAACACAGGATATGCGTATAGGAATTTTAGCATCTAGTGGAGGAAGTGCATTTATAGAAACATGGAAAATACTTTGCAAATATTCATCCACTAAGCATGATTATTTTGTTTTTACGGATAGAGAATGTGGAATCGAAAATTTTTGTCGCAACAACGATATTCCATATAAACGAATTACATATGTTGACCGCAAACGGTTTTCGATAGAAGCTAATGAATATATCTACAGTATTGGTGGTGTGGATGTAATCTTTTTATACTTTTTGCGAATATTAACAAAAGATCTCTTTATGAAATATCCTTGTCTCAATATACACCCTGCGTTGCTACCTGCTTTTAAAGGGATAAATGCTGTTGAGCAATTTATTCAATCTGGAGCTAAATTCATGGGTGCTACACTACATCTGATAGATGAAGGTATAGATACTGGAGCTATTATTGCTCAGATACAAACACCTATGCCCCATCAAACTAACTTAGAAAAAGCTTCTAAGGTTTCTTTTTTGCAAAAAGTATATTTAACTTTGATAGGGATAGAACTACTTGAAAAAAACTATATTGCTTTTGCTAACGATTTCTCAAGCTTTGAAATAATAGAAGCTTTACCTTATTCCCTCTCTGCAAACCCGATATTACAGAATTCAAATTTTGTGGAGGGATTTCTTGAGTTGCAACAACATGAAAATACTAAAATAATCAACTCATAA
- a CDS encoding WbqC family protein, protein MYFPWIGMFEQINLCDAYVNYDDVQFSKGSFTNRVQVKTNSLEGFKWLTVPLKNLKLGVLINELEINNQKNWQNQHLEILKQAYKNAPYAKEMLELVTNLFDLSLTTISELSMKSMGLSIHYFDLAEYKTFYTASKVGIEGSSSERVYRIVKHLNGTHYITGHGAKNYLDHSLFEKNGIRVEYMNYLRLPYPQQFSGFNPHVSILDLIANTGKQGKAYIKSSTIYWKEFLA, encoded by the coding sequence ATGTATTTCCCTTGGATTGGTATGTTTGAGCAGATAAATTTATGCGATGCTTATGTAAATTACGATGATGTTCAGTTTTCTAAAGGTAGCTTTACTAATCGTGTACAAGTAAAAACTAATTCGCTGGAGGGGTTTAAGTGGCTTACAGTTCCTTTAAAAAATCTAAAGCTGGGTGTTTTAATTAATGAGTTAGAAATAAACAATCAAAAGAATTGGCAAAACCAACATTTAGAAATACTTAAGCAAGCATATAAGAATGCTCCATATGCCAAGGAAATGTTAGAGTTAGTAACTAATCTTTTTGATTTGTCTCTTACTACTATTTCAGAATTATCTATGAAAAGTATGGGACTGAGTATTCACTACTTTGATCTTGCAGAATATAAAACTTTTTATACTGCTTCTAAAGTTGGAATAGAAGGTAGTAGCTCTGAGAGAGTGTACCGGATAGTTAAGCATTTAAATGGAACACATTACATTACTGGCCATGGGGCTAAAAATTACTTAGATCATTCTCTTTTTGAAAAGAATGGGATTAGAGTAGAATATATGAACTATCTCAGGCTGCCTTATCCACAGCAATTTTCTGGATTTAACCCTCATGTTTCTATACTAGACCTTATTGCTAATACTGGTAAACAGGGTAAAGCATATATCAAGTCTTCAACAATCTATTGGAAAGAATTTCTAGCATGA
- a CDS encoding cephalosporin hydroxylase family protein, translated as MNPIEQFDQSKSINIAGLGNDDNVQKSAIQFMLDSAPYQYTYNFTWLGRPIIQYPQDIIALQELIWKVQPDLIVETGIAHGGSLIFSASMLELNAICGGCQDAEVLGLDIDIRTHNREAIESHPMFKRISMIQGSSIDPEIIEQVKAKASGKQKILVFLDSNHTHDHVLAELEAYAPLVSVGSYCVVFDTIIEDLPDNMFSDRPWGVGNNPKTAVWEYLKTHPEFEIDTNIQNKLLITVAPDGYLKRL; from the coding sequence ATGAATCCTATTGAACAATTTGATCAATCAAAGTCTATAAATATTGCAGGTTTGGGAAATGATGATAATGTGCAGAAGTCAGCTATTCAGTTTATGCTGGATTCTGCTCCTTACCAGTACACTTATAATTTTACTTGGCTTGGTCGCCCGATTATTCAGTATCCGCAGGATATAATTGCACTGCAAGAGTTGATATGGAAAGTTCAGCCTGATTTAATTGTTGAAACAGGTATTGCCCATGGTGGATCACTGATTTTTTCGGCTTCGATGCTAGAGCTTAACGCGATCTGTGGTGGTTGCCAAGATGCAGAGGTTTTGGGATTGGATATTGATATTCGCACCCACAATCGGGAAGCTATTGAATCCCATCCGATGTTTAAACGCATTTCGATGATTCAAGGATCGAGCATTGATCCTGAAATTATTGAACAGGTGAAGGCAAAAGCATCTGGCAAGCAGAAAATTTTAGTATTTCTAGACAGCAACCATACCCACGATCATGTATTGGCTGAACTAGAAGCTTATGCACCATTGGTGTCAGTCGGCAGCTATTGCGTAGTGTTTGATACCATAATTGAGGATTTACCTGATAATATGTTTAGTGACAGGCCTTGGGGAGTGGGTAATAATCCAAAAACAGCCGTGTGGGAATACCTGAAAACCCATCCTGAATTTGAAATCGATACAAATATTCAAAATAAACTTTTGATCACAGTAGCCCC